TTTAAAGAACTAAAAACAACAAATCCTTTTTTTGTTGCCATCGTTGCTTGTTTGAACGGAAGTGGGCTTTCGCCACGCGTACCGTACTATAAAGGTACGCATCCCATTGTCCACCATTTGTTAGCGCTCTATTAAAGTTCACACAGTGCGGGGTCCAAAGGTGTTAAAGTAACGCGAAATCCGGAGGCGGCCCGAGCCCGAATGCGTAACTTGTAGAGAATGATACCACCTACTCTCTACCGCTTTCGCTATTTCATCGGAGCCGCCGTTGCTATTGTTCTACTCGTGCTGGGTGCGGAATGGTGGGCGCATCACAAAATCGAACAATGGCTGGCCGAGCAAAAGGCAAAGGGCTACGCGATTTCGTATCGTGAACTGGATATCTCCCTTTGGTCGCGGTCGGTTTCCCTCGATTCGCTTATCATACAACCCTCAGCTGGCACCCGTCCCGCCGTTTCTATCACCGGATCGGTTGCTTCGCTGGACATCTCTGGCGTCCATCTGTGGAAGTTGCTCTCCGGCGGCGGCTTGATCCTTCGGGAAGTATCGGTCCGGAAACCCGATCTTCACATCGTAACCGACAGCACGAAAAAAGCCGCGAAAGCATCAAAACCGCTTTTTTTCGGGGTAGCCGAGGTGCGTATCGACGGCGGGCGTATCGTGGTTAGCCGCAAGGGGGAACCGCAGCCTTACATCCGCATGGATGGCATGAGGGTCCGTATATCCGAACTTGCTTCCCCTACTGCCGCCGACGCGCCACTTCCGTTTCGGTTTGACGACTACAAGGTGGAAGCGCGCCACTTCTTTTGGAAGACAGGCCCTGTCTATTACCTTGCCGCCGCACATGTTCTGCTAACGCCCGAAACGGCACGGGTAGAAGGTTTTGCCTTGCAACCCGACATCACGCGTTCGCAGTTCGGGGGAGAGTTGAAAATAGAAAAGGATTTCTACCGGATAGCCGCCCGTACGATCGCGTTGTCGGATATGGAGTGGGGCGTGCGGAACAAACGTTTCTTTGTCACCGCCCGCCGTTTGGACCTACACGGAGTCGATGCCCTTATTTACCGCGACAAGCGCATACCGGATGACACCCGAAAACGTCCGCTGTATAACAAGCTGCTCCGCGAGCTACCCTTCGACCTTGACCTGGAAACACTGGCCATCGGCAACGCCCGCATTGTGTATGAAGAACAGGTAAACGCGCGTGGCGCCGGTCAACTCACCTTTTCCCAGTTTGACCTCAATGCACGCTCGCTTCACAGTGGCTACGGGCGCCAACACCTTCCCGATGTGCAGATTGCGATCGAGACGCGCTTTATGAAGGAAGCGACACTCAAGGTTGACTGGCGTTTCAACGTACTCGACCAACAGGATGGTTTTCGCATCCGCGGACAAATACGCAATTTCGAGGCCTACAAACTGGATCCGTTCACCAAGCCCTACAGTAACGTCAAAACAAGAGGGAAGCTGGCGCTGGTCACTTTCGACATTACGGGCAACGACCGCGATAGTAAAGGAACGGTAGGGATGCGGTATGACGACCTGAAAATACGTGTATACCGCAAAAAGAAACCGTCGCGCGAGAATAAAATCGCCTCTGCAATCGGCAACGCCCTGGTGGCGAATGATACCGATGACAAGATAAAGTCGACGTCTGTTGACGTGACCCGCACGCCGGATGCGTCCTTTTACAACTTCCTGTGGCGAAACGTGGAGGAGGGCATGCGCAAGATCATCCTGTAAAAAAGAACCGTGACGTAATGCCACGGTTCCTAACCAAACAAAATATATAGAGATAATAAAGAGGCTACGGTTGTACGACAGCCGTCGTGTCTGCCGCATGAAAGCGTTCTTCCCCGGTGGCTTCGGCTTCATCGTCGCAATTGGCGCATCCGGCGAATAACAGGCTACAGCCACTGAAAAAAAGCAGACGGTTCATTCGTTTCATTTTTGTAAAAGTAGCAGACGGTCCACATTTCACCTTTACAGGATTTTATTCGATTCTTACACAATATGCCCTCATCGCGAAGGTGACTTCCGTGTTTTGGATTTTGTAGCCTTCGCCGTGCGCGGGTGTTGTTCCTGGATATCTTCCTTGAATTCGTGTTGCTCGCGTGCTTCGTCGATCGAATGGGTGCTTTGCAGCGACCCTTCCTTCTTGGTCAGTTTGCTGAGATACACGTAGTATTTTTGAATTACCAACATCTCTTCCTCCGTCATCCCTTCGATATCGACCAGTCGGTTACTGGCGTATTCATGGGAGGCGACCAGTTCGTTCAGTTTGAGTTGGATGGCCAGCGAGTCTTTGTTTTGCGCCTTTTGTATGAGAAAGACCATCAGGAACGTGACGATGGTCGTTCCGGTATTGATCACCAACTGCCACGTTTCCGAAAAATCAAACAACGGGCCGGAAATCGCCCATAACACGACTACACCCAGGGCTGTGCCAAATGCCCACGTGCTGCCCGTAGCTTTCGTAACACGGGTGGCGAAGGTGTCGAATAGACTCCGCTTGACGGTTCCGGTGGTGAGTGAGGGTTTTTTCATGGGGTGTTTTTACTTCCAAATGTCTGGGAATTGCCCTGCGAAACTGTTACAACCCCTCTCGTAAAACTTACAAATGGCTTAGGTCGTGATATAAGTTAGGAGGACGATTTTGTAAAGCAGACCGTAATACGATTGCCAACTTTGTAGCACCGGTAAGCATGCGGACGAAGGTTGCGACATTCCGTTCCCGAGATTTGAAGAAGATGGGGAAAAGGTTGTCAGGACGCGTCGGTACCATCGTCCCATTGCGGTCCGGGAGGCAGTCGTTTGCCTTTTGTGCTAATTTTGTAAGGGGTTGCGACTTAATTTTTACATGACGTCGCGCTTTGAAGAAAATAGCCTAAAAAAACGTTATGAAATCGATTTCGTAAACCTAAAATTTTTACTTTTGAACTACGATCTTACATCTACTATTAACGAAACGTCTATGCAGGAAACCAGGATTACGTTTACGAAAAAAATCCTCGAAAGAGTGAGTTTCGACCCACGGCTTTTTTGTAAGGAATTGGAGAAGGCACTCAAAAGCCTCCTGCCTTACGAGATTGAGCAATTGGCAGATTGGCTCCTCCAGTTTGTCAAAGAAAAACCGGAATTACGTCATTGTGTATTAATGGTCAAACCATAAGGAGCTTCGGCTCCTTTTTTTATTTCTTCAACGGACTGATGATCTGCACATCCTGAAAGGTAATCGCGCCGCGTACCACGCCGGAAATAACGGCACGCAGGGCTTCGATGATATGGATTTTCAGTTCGGTTTTGGGATAGATGAGGCTTACCTCACGCGACGGTTTTGGGTCGCGGAAGGGCCGCAGCCGTTGTTTCCCGCTTTCGCTGAGATCGAGGGTGTGCAAATAGGGCAGGAGCGTGGTGCCCAGGCCTTCATCCGCTAATTTGATGAGCGTTTCAAAACTGCCACTTTCAATTTGGAAGGACGCTTTTTCACCGGTTCCTTTCCGTTTGCAGAGGTTGAGGATGCCGTCGCGGAAACAGTGCCCGTCCTGTAACAACAGGATTTCGTCTACGTTGAGGTCCGCCGGGTCGAGCTCAGCCTGTTGGGCCATCGGATGGCTGCTGGGTACGTAGGCGACAAAGGGTTCAAAATACAGCACCACTTCCTTGATTTTCTCTTCCTCCAGCGGCGTCGCGGCAATCGCCGCGTCGAGATGTCCGTTTTTTAAACGGGTAATGATTTCCTCCGTTGTCAACTCCTCGATGATGAGTTTGACCTTGGGATACCGGTTATTGAAACTCTTCAAAAACATCGGCAAGAGTGTAGGCATGATGGTGGGGATGATGCCGAGGCGGAATTCCCCTCCGATGAACCCCTTCTGTTGGTCGACGATATCCTTGATGCGATCGGCTTCGTTGACGATGTTCTTGGCCTGCGCTACTATTTTCTGCCCTATATCGGTTAGTTGAATCGGCTTTTTGCTGCGGTCAAAAATCAAGACGCCCAGTTCGTCTTCTACCTTCTGTATCTGCATACTCAGCGTGGGCTGTGTCACAAAGCACTTGTCGGCCGCGAGCGTGAAGTTCCGGTGTTCGGCTACCGCCAGTACATATTGCAATTGGGTAATGGTCATTTTATCGATTTTATCGATGTAAAGATAAAAAGTATAAGTGGAAACTATATAATTATGCCCGTCCTGTTTGCGTACCTTTGAGGTATCAAAGCACATTCCCATGAAGACAAATGCACTCGGCCTATC
This genomic interval from Flavobacterium sp. HJ-32-4 contains the following:
- a CDS encoding low affinity iron permease family protein, giving the protein MKKPSLTTGTVKRSLFDTFATRVTKATGSTWAFGTALGVVVLWAISGPLFDFSETWQLVINTGTTIVTFLMVFLIQKAQNKDSLAIQLKLNELVASHEYASNRLVDIEGMTEEEMLVIQKYYVYLSKLTKKEGSLQSTHSIDEAREQHEFKEDIQEQHPRTAKATKSKTRKSPSR
- a CDS encoding LysR substrate-binding domain-containing protein, coding for MTITQLQYVLAVAEHRNFTLAADKCFVTQPTLSMQIQKVEDELGVLIFDRSKKPIQLTDIGQKIVAQAKNIVNEADRIKDIVDQQKGFIGGEFRLGIIPTIMPTLLPMFLKSFNNRYPKVKLIIEELTTEEIITRLKNGHLDAAIAATPLEEEKIKEVVLYFEPFVAYVPSSHPMAQQAELDPADLNVDEILLLQDGHCFRDGILNLCKRKGTGEKASFQIESGSFETLIKLADEGLGTTLLPYLHTLDLSESGKQRLRPFRDPKPSREVSLIYPKTELKIHIIEALRAVISGVVRGAITFQDVQIISPLKK